The genome window GGCCGCGATGCCCGCGCTGCGGGTGCCGGATTTCAATATGAGTTCTGTCAGCCAGGGCGTATAACCTCGTACCTGATTCACCTGGTGCGACCCACTCGAGGAGACACGAGAACCGTGACGGACATCGTCGACGAGCTGAAGTGGCGGGGGCTGTTCGCCCTGTCCACCGACGAGGACGCCTTGCGCAAGGCGCTCGCGGACGGTCCTGTCACGTTCTATTGCGGTTTCGACCCGACCGCGCCGTCCCTGCACGTCGGGCATCTGGTGCAGGTGCTCACCGTGCGGCGGCTCCAGCAGGCCGGGCACCGGCCGCTGGCGCTGGTGGGCGGCGCGACGGGTCTGATCGGCGACCCGCGTCCGACGGCGGAGCGCACGCTGAACGACCCGGAGACCGTCGCCGGCTGGGTCGGCCGGCTGCGCGCCCAGATCGAGCCGTTCCTGTCCTTCGAGGGCGAGAACGCGGCCGTCATGGTCAACAACCTCGACTGGACCGAGGGCCTGTCGGCCATCGAGTTCCTGCGGGACATCGGCAAGCACTTCCGCGTCAACAAGATGCTGACGAAGGACTCCGTCGCCCGTCGTCTGGAGTCCGACCAGGGCATCAGCTACACCGAGTTCAGCTACCAGATCCTCCAGGGCATGGACTTCCTCCAGCTCTACCGGAGGTACGGCTGCACCCTCCAGCAGGGCGGCAGCGACCAGTGGGGCAACCTCACCGCCGGTCTGGACCTGATCCACCGGCTGGAGCCCGGTGTGGAGGCGCACGCGCTGGCCACCCCGCTGATGACCAAGGCCGACGGCACCAAGTTCGGCAAGACCGAGGGCGGCGCCGTCTGGCTCGACCCGGAGATGACGACGCCGTACGCGTTCTACCAGTTCTGGCTGAACGTGGACGACCGTGACATCACCCGGTACCTGCGGATCCTGTCCTTCAAGTCCCGTGCGGAGCTTGAGGAGTTGGAGCGGCAGACCGAGGAGCGTCCGCAGGCGCGGGCCGCGCAGCGGGCGCTGGCCGAGGAGCTGACGACGCTGGTGCACGGCACGGACCAGACGGCCGCGGTGATCGCCGCGTCCCGCGCGCTGTTCGGGCAGGGCGAGCTGGCGGAGCTGGACGAGAACACGTTGGCGGCGGCGCTGTCCGAGCTGCCGCACGCGAGGGTCGCCGAGCTGGCGCCGGTCGTGGATCTCCTCGCGGAGGTCGGGCTGGTGCCCAGCAAGTCCGCGGGGCGGCGGACCGTGAAGGAGGGCGGGGCGTACGTGAACAACGTGAAGGTCACCGCGGAGGACGCCGTGCCGGCGTCGGAGGACCTCATTCATGGGCGGTGGCTGGTGCTGCGCCGTGGGAAGAGGAATCTGGCCGCGGTCGAGGTCATCGGGGCCTAGACACCGCAAGGGGCGCGGGTGATCTGGCGGCTGCCACCCCGTCGTGGTTGCTCGCGCAGTTCCCCGCGCCCCTTACGGGGCTCAGGTTTGTTGTTTTCTCTTGCCCAGGGTCGCCATGTAGGCCATGTCGCCCAGAGCCACGATGATGATCGCGGCCACCAGTTGGAAGATGTGGCGGCTCCAGTCGATGCCGGCGGTCTCCTCGACGCCGAAGCCGCGTGCGATCGCGTTGCCGACGACGGCGCCCAGCATGCCGAAGATCGTCGTCAGCCAGAGCGGGCTGTGCTGCTTGCCCGGGAGGATCGCCTTGGCCAACAGGCCGAGGATGAATCCCACGATGATCGCCCACAACCAGCCCATGGCTGCCTCCTCGTACGGCTCTACGTGAGCATTACGCCCAGTGTCGGCCCGCCTGCGGTACGCCGCATGTCGGGCACGGTCGTACGCGGCGCGGCGCATTTCCTGCACTCTCCGTGGAAGGTGACCCGGTCTCGTAGGCGGCGCAGACGCGGCGTAACGTGGAACTTGTCCGAACCGTGTTCGTTGTAGCGGGCACGGACGGGCACGGGCCGGGGAGCGTCCGATACAGGCGGGTGGTGGAACGTGATGCGGAAGCAGCGACACGTGGAGGTCTTCCGGATCACGGGCGCCCGGCAAGGGCTTGCCGACGACGTCCGCGGTCGGCAGCGCCGGTACATCATCTCGATGTCCGTCCGCACCCTCGCGGTGATCGCCGCCGCGGTCCTCTGGAACGTCGAACGGCACGTCGCGGTCGTCGCACTGGTGCTCGGCGCGGTGCTGCCGTACATCGCCGTGGTGATCGCCAACGCGGGCCGGGAGAACGCGCCGTCGCTGCCGTCGACATTCGTACGGGCCCCCGTGCGGCCGATGATCGCGCCGTCCGCGGAACCCTTCCCGGAAGACGCCCCGGCCGATCCCGCCGACGGTCGGCGCAGTGAGCCGCGCGAGCGGGCCTGAGCACCGGGTATCCCCGCGAAGCGGAATCCGGCCACCCGCCAAGCTCAAGAAATGCTCAGATCAATCATGTAGTTCCTGTGCCGGGCAGAGGCTTACCCGTGACATACTTCGTACGCGCTCCGCATCCCCCGTCGGAGCGACAGACCGACGCCGGGCAGCTCCCCCCGTGGCTGCTCGGCGTCGCCTTTTCTACGGCCGGATCGCTGCGGCTAGGGTCGACGTGTGAACATCCTCAACGTCCCCGGCTCCGATCCGTCCTCCCCCATCTGTTCGGCCAAGGGCTGTCGTGCCGACGCGGTCTGGGTGCTCGCCTGGAACAACCCGAAACTGCACACGCCGGAGCGGCGCAAGACCTGGCTCGCGTGTGACGAGCACCGGGAGCATCTGTCGCAGTTCCTGGGGGTGCGGGGGTTCCTGAAGGACGTCGTGAAGCTCGACGAGTGGGAGGACCCGGCGCCGTAGAGCGCTCGGCCCTCCCCTGTCAGCCGCCGATCGCGGACATCGGCCGGTCCGGCTGGACGAACGACGGGTCGTCCAGGCCCGCTCCCGCCTTCTTGCCCCACATCGCCAGACGCCAGATTCGGGCGATCTCCTCGTCGGGGGCGCCGGAACGCAGCGCGGCGCGCAGGTCGGTTTCCTCGCGGGCGAAGAGACAGGTGCGGACCTGGCCGTCGGCGGTGAGGCGGGTGCGGTCGCAGGCCGAGCAGAAGGGGCGGGTGACGGAGGCGATGACGCCCACCCGATGGGGGCCGCCGTCCACGATCCAGCGCTCCGCCGGGGCCGAGCCGCGTTCGTCCCGGCCCTCGGGGGTGAGGTCGAAGCGGGTGCGCAGGGAGGTCAGGATGTCGCCCGCCGTGACCATGCCGTCGCGCTTCCAGCCGTGCTGGGCGTCCAGGGGCATCTGCTCGATGAACCGCAGCTCGTAGTCGTGCTCGACGGCCCAGGCCAGGAGGTCCGGGGCCTCGTTGTCGTTGAGGGCCGGCATCAGGACCGAGTTGACCTTGACGGGGGTCAGGTCCGCCGCGCGGGCGGCTTCGAGGCCTTCGAGGACGTCCTTGTGGCGGTCCCGGCGGGTGAGGGTCTTGAAGACGTCCGGGCGGAGGGTGTCCAGGGAGACGTTCACCCGGTCCAGTCCGGCCGCCTTCAGGGCCGTCGCCATGCGCTTGAGGCCGATGCCGTTGGTGGTGAGGGACATCCGGGGGCGGGGGGTGAGGGCCGCCACCCGCTCCACTATGCCGACCAGACCGGGGCGCAGCAGGGGCTCACCGCCGGTGAAGCGGACCTCCTCGATGCCCAGGACGCGGACGGCTATGTCTATGAGGCGGACGATCTCGTCGTCCGTGAGCAGGTCGGGCTTGGCCAGCCACTGCAGACCCTCCTCGGGCATGCAGTAGGTGCAGCGCAGATTGCACCGGTCGGTCAGCGAGACCCTCAGGTCGGTGGCCACTCGGCCATAGGTGTCGATGAGCACGTGTGCCCCTCCCGTCGCCGGATCAGTGATTCCTGAACATCTGCGAGCCTACGTGACCCCACTGACAACATCACAGGCCCGATCGCACGAGATCGGGTAGGAGGGACGGGTCGCCCGTCCCTCCTCCCACACCACCGGACATGCGGGTCACGCATCCGGCGGTTCACCAAGCTGGTCTCAACCGTTGCCAGGTCGGCTTGAGCATCTTCAGGCCCAGGTCGTCCCAGTAGGAGATGGGCAGTGCCCTGTCCAGAACAGGTGACTTCGCGACCCGCCAGTAGCCTTTGCTGCTGGCCGCCCATTCCCGAGCATCACGCTCACCGATCCCGAGCGCCCGCAGGTTACGACGTCTGGTCGCGTACCGTTTCCATTCCTTCCAGCGGATCTGCCGCATCCTGCGACGGAACCACTTGTCCAGCTCCTGGAACACCTTGGGAGTGTCCGCGAGCTGGAAGTAGCCCATCCAGCCTGTGGTGAAGCGGTTGATCTGCGCGATGCGGTCAGCCATCGCAACGCTCCACCGGCGCGAGGTCAGCTCCTTGAGCCGAACCTTCAGGCGTTCGACCGCCTTCGGGTCGACCCGGACCCTGACCTTCCCACCCCGGACAAAGTAGAAGCCGAACCCCAGCATCGTCATGACGGAAGCTGGGACCACCTTCGACTTCACCCGGTTGACCTTCAGTTTCAGCCGCTGCTCGACCACGGCCGTGACCGAGTCGAGCACCCTCTGAGCAGCCCGCCTGCTCCGCACGAAGATCCGCAGATCGTCGGCGTAACGTGCGAACCGGTGACCGCGCCTGAACAGTTCCCGGTCCAGGTCGTCGAGCATGATGTTCGACAGGACGGGCGAGAGCGGGGAGCCCTGCGGGGTCCCCTCCCTGCCCGGCGTCTTCACGCCGTCCACCATGACCCCGGCTTCCAGATACCTGCGAACCAGCTTCAGGACCCTGCGGTCAGTGACCTTGCGCGCGACCCGTGCCATCAGGACATCGTGCTGGACCCGGTCGAAGAACCGGTCCAGATCAAGGTCCACGACCCACCGGTTGCCGTCCTCGATGGCACGCCGCGCGACCCTGACCGCCTGATGGGCGGACCGGCCGGGACGGAACCCGAAGGACGACCCCGAAAAACCAGGATCGAAAATGGGCACGAGCACCTGCGCGACGGCCTGCTGGATCAAGCGGTCCAGCACCCGCGGCACCCCCAGCATCCGCTCACCGCCGCCAGGCTTCGGGATGATCACCTGACGGACCGGCGCCGGCCGGTAGATGCCCGCATCGAGTTCGGCCCGGACCTCGGGCCAGTGCACCGCGATCCACGGCCTGAGTTCGGCCGTGGTCATACCGTCCACCCCGGGAGCACCCCGGTTCACCTCGACACGGTTGAGCGCCGCGAGCAGGTTCTCCTTCGAGAGCATCAACTCCCAAAGCGAGGAACGCTGTTCGCGGTGAACGTCCTCCGTGGAGTGCGCCGACCGGCCACTACGCTCCGCCGTGGGCTCCGCCGGATGCACCGGCTCCTCCCCCCGCGGCACCGCCGAAGCAGTGTTGCTGCGGTCCCTGTGACCAGCACGAGCAACCACCACATCACCCGTTCCACTCGATGTTCAGCCCTTCCCAGCCACCGTGCCCATCCCGGCTGGTACTACGGCCTCTGCTGACTTCTGCCCGGTCAGCCCGCACCTTCCAGCACGGACCGTCGGCGCGGCGACATCTTCAGCACAACCGACACCCGGACAGATCTCCCCAGGTAAGAACGATCACTGTCCCTGGATCCCCGCCGCGTCTACGCACTGGCCTTCTTGGCAGTGACGGGCTTCACCTTCGCGTGCAGGCTCACCCGACCAGTACGCCTCATACACGGTTCGTGTTCCTCGGTACCCAGGTCTCGCCTCGGGCTTCCTCCAGACCCCACCTCACGATGACGCCCTTGCCTCCGGCTCGGGGTTAGCACCACCTCTTCCCCCAGAGGACTTCCACCCCCAAGCAACCGCCCATGCTGGGCGCACACGCGGCGCGGGGCCGCCGTAGAGATCTACGACGGCCCCGCGCGAGGCCGGGATCGAGGGGTCGCGGCTCAGTGCGCGCCGGTGCCGGTGAGGGAGCGGACCTCCAGCTCGGCGTACTTGGCCTCGTCGGGCTTCTCCTTGGACAGGACGGTGCCGAGGAAGCCCATCAGGAAGCCGAACGGGATGGAGATGATGCCCGGGTTCTTCAGCGGGAACCAGGCGAAGTCGACGTCCGGGAACATCGCCTTCGGGTCGCCGGAGACGACGGGCGAGAACAGCACCAGGCCGACGGCGACGATCAGACCGCCGTAGATCGACCACAGCGCGCCCTGGGTGGTGAACCTCTTCCAGAACAGGCTGTACAGGATCGTCGGCAGGTTGGCGGAGGCCGCGACCGCGAAGGCGAGCGCGACCAGGCCGGCCACGTTCAGGTCGCGGGCGAGGGCGCCGAGGCCGATGGAGACGATGCCGATGGCGACGGTCGCCCAGCGGGCCGCGCGGACCTCCTCGGCGCCGGAGGCCTGTCCCTTGCGGATGACGTTGGCGTAGATGTCGTGGGCGAAGGACGACGACGAGGCGAGGGTGAGGCCGGCGACCACGGCGAGGATCGTCGCGAAGGCCACGGCCGAGATCGTGGCGAGCAGGATCGCGCCCCAGGCCGAGTCGACACCGCCCAGATGCAGGGCGAGCAGTGGGGCCGCCGTGTTGCCGGACGGGTTGGAGGCGATGATCTCGTCCTGGGAGATCAGCGCGGCGGCGCCGAAGCCGAGGGCGATGGTCATCAGGTAGAAGCCGCCGATGATGCCGATGGCCCAGTTCACGGACTTACGGGCGGCCTTGGCGTTGGGCACCGTGTAGAAGCGGATCAGGATGTGCGGCAGACCGGCGGTGCCGAGGACCAGGGCGATGCCGAGGGAGATGAAGTCCAGCTTGGAGGTGCCGGTCGCGCCGTACTGGAGGCCGGGCTCCAGGAAGGCGGCGCCCTTGCCGCTGTTCTCGGCGGCGGTGCCGAGCAGATCGGAGATGTTGAAGTTGAACTTCAGCAGCACCAGGAACGTAATGAGGAGCGTGCCGCCGATCAGGAGCACGGCCTTCACCATCTGGACCCAGGTGGTGCCCTTCATCCCGCCGATGGAGACATAGACGATCATCAGGATGCCGACGAGGGCGACGATGAGGATCTTGCCCGCGTCGGAGGTGATGCCGAGGAGCAGCGAGACGAGGACGCCCGCGCCCGCCATCTGGGCCAGCAGGTAGAAGATCGACACGACGATCGTGGACGTACCGGCGGCGGTGCGGACGGGGCGCTGGCGCATGCGGTAGGCGAGGACGTCGCCCATGGTGTAGCGGCCGGAGTTCCGCAGCGGCTCGGCGACCAGCAGGAGGGCTACCAGCCAGGCGACGAGGAAGCCGATGGAGTAGAGGAATCCGTCGTAGCCGAAGAGGGCGATGGCGCCCGCGATGCCGAGGAACGAGGCGGCGGACATGTAGTCGCCGGAGACCGCGAGGCCGTTCTGGAAGGCGCTGAACTGGCGTCCGCCGGCGTAGAAGTCGGCGGCGTCCTTGGTCTGGCGGCCGGCCCAGATGGTGATGCCGAGGGTGGCGAGGACGAACAGCCCGAACAGGGTGATGATCAGCGGCCGGTGCTCGCTGGCCTCGTTCGCGGCGAGGAATGTCTGCTGTACGGGGCTCATGCGCCGCCCTCCATCCGGGACTTGATCGCCTCGGCCTTGGGGTCGAGCTTCGCGGCGGCGTGCCGCGAGTACCACCAGGCGATGAGGAACGTGGTGACGAACTGGGCGACGCCGAAGACGAAGGCGACGTTGATGTTGCCGAAGAGCTTGGTGCCCATGAAGTCGCCCGCGTAGTTGGAGAGCAGGACGTACAGCAGGTACCAGGCGATGAAGGCCACGGTCAGCGGGAAGGCGAACGAGCGGTAGGAGCGTCGCAGTTCGGCGAACTCGGCGCTCTCATGGACTGCGGAGAACTCCTCGGGGGAGGGGAGGTGATGTTCGGCCTTCGCGGGGGGCGGTGCGTCGGTTGCCACGGAGTCTCCTCGCGTCTGAGCCGCGGTCGCGACGGTGGAGGGCGGCTTCTCCGCCGTCGGATCGGGGGACGGACTGGGTACGGACATGGGTCGGCTCTGTTCCTTCGGTGACGGGTGCACGATCGTGCTCGGGCTCCCTGCTCAACGTCACGGCGGCGCGCGAGGACCGGTTCAACCGTGCGTGTTTCTTTCGAAAACCGATTCGGAAGTGCTGTGCAGGCCGATGTGGAAGTGGCCGGGAAGTGCGGTGACTTCGAGGGTTACCCCTCTACTTCGGCCTCCCGCCCATGAAGTCGTTGCTGGCCGGCGACGACCAGGGATAGCTTCGGGCTGCACCACCAACGTCATGTACCTGCCCAGGGACCCATGTGTCCCGGGCCGGTTTCTTTGAGGATGATGTGGAGATCCCATGGCTCATCTGCGCTCCAGGCGACAGCTCGCACTCGCCGTGCCGGTCGTCCTGTCGCTGACCGCCTCGCTCGGTTTCCTGCCGGGTGTCGCCTCGGCGGCCCCGCTCGCGCAGTCCACCGTCGCGACCGCGGAGGGCCCGAACCTCTCGTACGTCGTGAACACGAAGACGAACAAGCGCACGATCGCCGCCGTGCAGAAGGCGATAGCCGAGGCCGGCGGCAAGATAGTCATCACGTACGACGAGATCGGCGTGATCGTGGTCCACTCGACCGACCCGGCGTTCGGTGCCACGATCCGCGCCGTGCGCGGGGTGGAGTCCGCCGGTGCCACCCGGACCTCGCCGCTGACCCCCGCCGGTACGACGGACCTGGGTGCCGTCGACTACCTGACGGACGCGGAGGCCGCGAAGGTGAAGGCCGCCTCGGCGGACATCCCCGACGCCGAGCCGCTCGAAGCGGACCAGTGGGACCTGCGGGCGATCGGCGCCGACAAGGCCGCCAAGATCAACGACGGCAGCGACAAGGTCACGGTCGCCGTGATCGACACGGGCGTCGACGACACCCACCCGGACCTCGCGCCGAACTTCTCCAAGTCCCAGTCCGCCAACTGCAACGGCGGTGTCGCGGACACCAGCGAGGGCGCCTGGCGGCCGTACACCCCGCAGGACTACCACGGCACCCACGTCGCCGGTGAGATAGCCGCGGCCCGCAACGGCATCGGTGTCGCCGGTGTCGCGCCGGGTGTGAAGGTCTCCAGCATCAATGTGACCGACCGCGCCAGCGGCCTGTTCTACGCGGAGAGCGTCGTCTGCGCGTTCGTCTTCGCCGCCGACCGCGGTGTGGAGATCACGAACAACAGCTACTACGTGGACCCGTGGCTCTACAACTGTGTCGACGACCCCGACCAGGAAGCCATCGTCGACGCGGTGAACCGGGCGCAGAAGTACGCCACGAAGAAGGGCACCCTGCACCTGGCCTCGGCCGGCAACTCCAACCACGACCTCGCCTCCGACGCGATCCTGGACGCGTCCAGCCCGAACGACACCACCCCGGTCGAGCGCACCATCGACCCGAGCGAGTGCTTCGACGTGCCGACCCAGCTGGAGGGCATCGTCACGGTCAGCGCGACCGGCGTGAAGAACGAGAAGTCGTACTACTCCACGTACGGCAACGGAGTCATCGACATCGCGGCGCCGGGCGGCGACGCCCGCTACCAGATCCCGGACACGCCGTCGAAGAACGGCCGCATCCTGTCCACCATGCCGAACGGCGAGTACGGCTTCCTCCAGGGCACGTCGATGGCGTCGCCGCACGCCGCCGGTGTCGCCGCGCTGCTGAAGTCCACGCACCCGGGGGCGAACCCGGGCCGGCTGCAGCGGCTGCTGAAGGCCGAGGCGGACAAGTTCGCCTGCCCGACGTCGTACGACCAGAACGGCGACGGTGTCCAGGACGCGGTCTGCGAGGGCACCCCGAGCGTGAACGGCTTCTACGGGTTCGGCATCGTCAACGCCCTGAAGGCCGTCGAGAAGTAACCGGGCAGGGGTGGTGCACCCCGTTCTCGTCGTCGTTCGTAGGACGTTCTCGTAGGACGTTCTCGTAGGACGGTGAAGGGCCGGGCGGTGTCACACCGTCCGGCCCTTTCGTTGCACAGTCCCGTCATGACTGAGACGGAAGACGCGAAGGAAGACGCGAAGGAAGACGCGTGGGCGGCGCTCGGCGGCGATCCCGCCCTGCTGGCGAGGGTTTCCACCGTCGTACGGGACGGGGTGCTCGACGCCCGGCTGCCGGTACGGGAGCTGGCACGGGCGTGTGTCGGGGTGTGCGCGCTGGCGGCGGCCGAGCTGGGGGCGCGGCGGGCCGGGCTCGCGGAGGTGCCCCGGGTGCGGGTGGACGACGGGGCGGTCGGCACGGCGTTCGTGAGCGAACGGCATCTGCTGATCGACGGGCGGGCGCCGGTGACCTTCGCACCGCTGTCACGGTTCTGGCGGACGGCGGACGGGTGGGTGCGGACGCACGCCAACTATCCGCATCACCGGAAGCGGTTGCTGTCCGCGCTGGGGGTGTCCACCGCCGACGTGCCCGCCGTGGAGTCGGCGCTCGCCGAGCGGTCCGCCCTGGAGGTCGAGGAGGCGGTGTACGCGGCCGGTGGTCTGGCCGTGGCGCTGCGGACGCCCGGGGAATGGGCCGCGCACGAACAGGCGCGGGTGGCGGCCGGGCCGCTGGTCGAGCACCGGCGGCCGGACACCGCGTACACGCGCGTGCTCGCACCCTCGGCCGAGGGGCCGCTGTCGCCCGCCGCCGGGGTACGCGTCCTGGATCTGACCCGGGTCATCGCGGGCCCGGTCGCCACCCGCACGCTCGCCCTGCTGGGCGCGGACGTGCTGCGGCTCGATCCGCCGGGGATGCCCGAGATCCTCGACCAGCACGCCGACACGGGCTTCGGGAAGCGGTCGGCGACGCTCGATCTGGCCGCCGACCCCGGGGCCTTCGAGGCGCTGCTCGCCGAGGCGGACGTCGTCGTCACCGGGTACCGGCCCGGCGCGCTGGACCGGTTCGGGCTGTCGCCCGAGGCACTGGTGGAACGGCGCCCCGGGCTGATCGTGGCGCAGCTCTCGGCCTGGGGCGCGGACGGGCCGTGGGCCGGGCGGCGGGGGTTCGACAGTCTGGTGCAGGTGGCGACGGGGATCGCGGCGGTCGAGGGCACGGCGGAGCGGCCGGGCGCGCTGCCCGCGCAGGCGCTCGACCACGGGACGGGGTATCTGCTGGCGGCGGCGGTGCTGCGGGCGCTCACCGAGCGGCTGGACGGGGGCGGCGGTCGCGTCGTCCGGCTGTCGCTCGCGCGGACGGCGGCCTGGCTGACGGGCGGGATCGACCGCGACCCGGGCGAGGGCGAGGCTCCCGGCGCGCCGGACGCGTGGCTCGCCGAGCGGGACAGCCCGCTCGGGCGGCTGCGGTACGCGCTGCCGCCGGTGTCCTTCGAGGGCGGGCCGGACGACTGGGCCCGGCCACCGGGGCGTTGGGGTGCGGACGAGGCGCGCTGGCGTTGAGTCACCGGGGCTCCTGAGCCGTACGTATGGGTGGAATGTCGAACTGCCAGTTGGTTTCCGGCACTTGCCCAGGTCTGGTGCGACTGGTGAACTTTTCGGGGTGAGCCGGACGCGACGGACGACGGAGGAGACGGACGCGAGCGCGGGGACAGGAGCGGGGGCGGAGGCCGATGAGTCCGGGCGGAGGCCCGGGCAGCCGCCGAGGGGTGGGGGTGGGATCGGCCGGGCCGTCGTCGTGCTCGTCCTGGTGGCCGTGGGCGCGCTGATGCCCCTGTTCGGGCCGCGCGTCGCGCTGGACGGTACGGGTGAGGCCGGGGCGCCCGGGGCCGGTGGGATCGCCCTGCTGCGGGCGGTGCTGCTGGCCGCGCTGTGCGTACCGGTGGGCGAGTTGTTCGTGACGTGGCTGGCGCGGTGGGTGCCGGGGGCGCCCGGGGTGGCGCCGCGCGGTTGGGCGGCGGGGGCGGCCGGGGCCGGGTTCGTGGCCTCGCTGGGGCTGGCCTCGGTCGTCGCCACGGGCAATCTGGTGCCGGACTCCCCCGCCGACCTGGACGTGGGCGGCCTCTACGAGACCCGGGACGGCAGACTCGCCCTCCTGGAGGTCAACGCCTTCGCGGCGGCCGGGCTGCTCGCGCTCTCCCGCCGCCCGGCGGCCCAGGTGCTGCCGCTGGCCGCGATCGTGGTCGCGGAGGCGCTGCGCGCCCATCCCACCGCGGAGGACGGACCGCTCGTCGGCACCGGTCTGACCGTGGTGCACCTGACGTGCGCGGCGCTGTGGGCGGGCGGGCTGCTCCACGTCCTGCGGACGCTGGGCACGCGCGCGTGGCGCTCGTCGGGGGCGGGTGCCGCGTTGCTGGGCCTCTACGCGCGCGTGGCCGCCGTTCTGCTCGCCGCGATCACCGCCACCGGGGTGTGGAGCACGCTGCGCCGGATGCCGCCCGGCACGGTCCTGGACCAGCTCACGGAGACGGCGTACGGCCGTGCCCTGCTCGCCAAGGTGCTCCTCGTGGCCGCCGTCGCCGCCCTCGCCCTCTGGGCCCGGCTGCGGCTGCGGCTGCGGCGCACGACCGGCGACCCGCTCGACGCCTGCGCGCCCGCCCGTGCGGAGGTGGTGGTGCTGGGCGCGGTCGTCGCGGTGTCGGCGCTGCTGACGGCGTTGCCGGTGCCGATCCGGTGGTGAGGGTGAGGGGTGCGGTTGGGGGGTGAGGGTGAGGGGTGAGGGTGAGGGGTGTCAGGCCGTGTTCGTGGATGCCTCGTCGTGGGCCGGGGTGGGCGCGGGCCGGCGCGGGCCGGGGGTTTCGCGAGCGCCGAGGACTCCCCGGACCAGCAGGTACTGGGCCGCCAGATAGGTGAGCATGATCCACAGG of Streptomyces phaeolivaceus contains these proteins:
- a CDS encoding CoA transferase; protein product: MTETEDAKEDAKEDAWAALGGDPALLARVSTVVRDGVLDARLPVRELARACVGVCALAAAELGARRAGLAEVPRVRVDDGAVGTAFVSERHLLIDGRAPVTFAPLSRFWRTADGWVRTHANYPHHRKRLLSALGVSTADVPAVESALAERSALEVEEAVYAAGGLAVALRTPGEWAAHEQARVAAGPLVEHRRPDTAYTRVLAPSAEGPLSPAAGVRVLDLTRVIAGPVATRTLALLGADVLRLDPPGMPEILDQHADTGFGKRSATLDLAADPGAFEALLAEADVVVTGYRPGALDRFGLSPEALVERRPGLIVAQLSAWGADGPWAGRRGFDSLVQVATGIAAVEGTAERPGALPAQALDHGTGYLLAAAVLRALTERLDGGGGRVVRLSLARTAAWLTGGIDRDPGEGEAPGAPDAWLAERDSPLGRLRYALPPVSFEGGPDDWARPPGRWGADEARWR
- a CDS encoding CopD family protein, producing MSRTRRTTEETDASAGTGAGAEADESGRRPGQPPRGGGGIGRAVVVLVLVAVGALMPLFGPRVALDGTGEAGAPGAGGIALLRAVLLAALCVPVGELFVTWLARWVPGAPGVAPRGWAAGAAGAGFVASLGLASVVATGNLVPDSPADLDVGGLYETRDGRLALLEVNAFAAAGLLALSRRPAAQVLPLAAIVVAEALRAHPTAEDGPLVGTGLTVVHLTCAALWAGGLLHVLRTLGTRAWRSSGAGAALLGLYARVAAVLLAAITATGVWSTLRRMPPGTVLDQLTETAYGRALLAKVLLVAAVAALALWARLRLRLRRTTGDPLDACAPARAEVVVLGAVVAVSALLTALPVPIRW